DNA sequence from the Acinonyx jubatus isolate Ajub_Pintada_27869175 chromosome A3, VMU_Ajub_asm_v1.0, whole genome shotgun sequence genome:
AAGCAGTACTGTAGCTTCGGAATGACAAATCTCTGGGCCCCATGTACCCTTAACTCTAGACAGTCAGAAATGCTGGCCATCGTTCCATAAGGTGGTTATAGAAGACGACAGGTCTCTCCTTTTCAGGTTTTCTCTTCAGGGTGTACATTCCCAGTGTGAATGAAGAACTGAGTTTCAGGACTCTAAAGGCACAATCTATGATAAGTACTTCCTAACAGTAACAGTGGTGGTAGAAAGATGTTTGGCCATTAGTGAAAGGGTATTTTGTTGTGGTAGAAGCAAAATTAAGTTGAAAAGAGACCATTGTTTTAAAAGATGTActtgttcttggggcgcctgggtggctcagtcagttaagtgtctgacttccactcaagtcatgatctcacagttcgtggtttgaACCCTCGTCAGGTTCTAGGCTGAatgcctggaagctgcttcagattctgtgcctctctcaaaaataaataaacattaaaaaaaatgtaaaagatgtaCTTGTTCAGAGACatgttgtgatttttgttttgtgtttgattCGTAGATACATGATAAGAATACTCCATGGAAGTCTTTCCTTGTTATTGTAGATGGCTCACCCAAGAATGATGACACACACAAGACTGAACAGCCGGACGAAGAATACACACCATCCAAACTTTCAGATAAGTTGCTGTCTTTTGCAGAAAATGGCCATTTTCACAACCTAGCCACAGTCCAAGCTAGTGTACCTGCCGTGCACGAGAACAGTTCTGCAGACACGGCTTGCAAGTCAGATGATTCTGTGGTGTCTCAGGACGCTCTGCTGGCCACCACCATCAGTGAGCTTAGTGAGCTGACTCCACAGACAGACCCGATGCCCACACAGCTTCACTCTCTGACCAACATGGAATGAAAGCTTGGAGTCACCTGCCAAGCAGATCCTACGCTGCGTCTCTGTGTGAGTGATCACTGTACACAAGTTAGCATCGGGGGCCAAGACCAAGAACTGTGTGGGCAAAATGGGCAAGAATAGCTTCTGCACATTTTCCTGAATCTCTGCTAACTTGCACGTCTTTATCAAAGCATTTTTAGAGCTTTCCCTTAAAAATCCCAGTCTGCATGACCTCAGCTACACTTGATCAAGAAACAAGGCAGTTAACATGACCTCACTTAATCCTGGTGCAGGTTGTATGCATAACCGTTCTATTGCTTGTCTTGATGTGTATGAAGTTTGGACAACTACATAACTATAGATCCAGAGCCCTGGCCCAGCTCTTAAAGTTAGTGTTCGTGGTCTCCCTGGTCTCTCAGCCTGCCTTACACTTCAGTATGGGTTTATTACTCTGATACCTTTAGGCTATTAGCTGAAATAAAACTGGGACCATGTTTTCAACTCTTTCCTATTAAACTGAAGCAAGTCTGATTTGCTCTGGGGACCCTTGAATGGGACTGAAGAAATGGACAGTTGCATCCATTCCCTTCCACCTCTTGTTTGTAGGCACTGAAGAAGAAATGACAAATTGAACGCTTGCAGAATGGCTTAGTATACTCTCTACTTACAGCACATATGCAGCTAGGAAATCGGTCCTGGAATAACTGCTAAAATGAAATGTGGCTGGTGGGTTTCATTCCTAAAATCTGATTAGGTAAAAGCTGTCCTACCAAAGATTCTAGCAGCAAATGGTATAGTTGTTTTACAGAGGCGTAAAAGATTAAGCAAGAGGAGTTAGAACACTTGAAACATCATGTAGTCCTTTTATTCACAAGTAGCAATGAGGTGGTCTGGCACATCTTAGAACACAGAGTGTTAGTATTTTTGGCTAGGTATTCTTGACTGACTCCGTGATGTTCAGAAACCCAGAATTTCTCATTCATGTATCAAGAGCTTGACACAGACAAGTAATTCCCAGAGTTTCCTTGGGAGCACGTGAGCATGTAGCAGAAGGGACCAAAGGTTTGGAACTTGTCTTTGATTATGCCTTAAGAGTGGATTGTGAAGAACCAGTAACTTTGTCTTATGTGCTTCTGAGGCTGACTCGTGCTGGCCTTGTGCTCAAAATGAATTTGCAATGAAGATAACTCTGCTGTATTTGCTAAGCCTGACCTTGGTTCCAGTGGCTTGGGTATGTTGCCACACGCTAAGTGCTTTGATTCATGTGTAACCCTAAACAtgctaatttaaaaagagaacccTGAAGAATTCTTTTATTAGTTGCtatttttcctacattttaatttattaaacttGCTGTGAAAACATACACACTTTCTAAGAGAAAGGCAGTTTATCCTGAGTTCCAGAATGAAGTCACACCTGCACTATGCCAGAGACTAATGCAGGAAGACATTCTCCCTAAATGCTTACTTTGTTCTAACTTGTGACATGTTAAACACGAAAGCCACTCTGAGATGTTTTAGGTGCTGATAAAATGTTTCACACTTGCTCTTGAAAATCACAGTACTGAATTTTCAATGATAACATATCGTGGTTGTGTTTATAGAATAAAAGTGATGTCACACAACCAATTTTGTTCTCGGTAAGAGAATGAGCCTGCCCAGCTGATGTACTGTTTCATGGGATAAAGTCATCTTAATGAGAAGGAATTTAAATAATAGATTATTTTGTTACCTACTGGAAGAAATTTTGTCTTGAATTTGTTTCTTTAGAAATTCTACAAAAAGTCATTTACTgtgttaataaatgtttgctttgtaAAAAGTTTTGCAAATCTGAAGTTTATTTCTGCTGTTAGAATTTAGGCTCTGTAGAAATAAGATACTtaattgaaacaaatattttcttcatttcatggGTAATGAAATTCAAAATCGGGGCCTGTAGTCCTAGGATTTGTCTCCGTAACTATCTGCACTGCATATGCACTCTCCACGTGAACACCTGGCTGTGAGGGATGCTGGCCTCGGCATGCAGGGGTGGTAGCTCCAGCAGCCAGGGCTCTGGCGTCTGCACAGAGGCCTCTTCAGTGTGATGTTACAGTTCCCATCACAGATGCGTCTCCAACTAGACCCGTTTCTGTCTTCCCAGGACGGTAAGGCTGCCTGGGagagcagaagaatgaaaaaaccTTGTAGAAGATCCAGCACAGCGGGATTTGTGGGGTGTTGCAATTTCTTAACCCAAGTACAGTCTTGCTGGGAAAAAGCAAGGCTACCCTCTGAGTATGTCAGTCCCAAATGCATGATTAGGAAAGTGTCTTGGGTGCTGGTGCTGCTTGTCCCAGAGCATCATGAAAGGTGACCAAGGGGATGATTTATTGCCTTCCCAACATTTGTGGGAAATACTCTCAGTGCAAACTCTCAAGCActctgttgcctttgcttttaccAAAATCTGCTGtacagaatttgaaaaagaaagccatgtggtggtggtggtgggtggggaagaCCTTTACACTAAAGTTGACTTTAACAGAAACGTGGTTTTGCTATAGGTGATAATCCAACAGATTTGAGTGTAAGTTATAATTTAGTTCTAACCCATTAAAATCTTAAACCTTTCCACACCACGGACATTTTCTGAGACCAAATGAGTGCTTGTTCCCGAACTTGATGGTGTTCATGTTACTTGGAAGTTAACAGTATTATTTTGATGGGGAATACAAGTCCTGGGCACTCACACAAAGGGCCATTTGTACACCTGTACCAAGGTGGGCATACAGAACAGGCTACAAACGGCTCCAAGGGCCACCTGGCAGATCATCCTAGCAGAACCCCAGAAACCACCACATAACCTCTGCCAGTCTATACAGGGACCCTTACCACAGCAGCTCCCGTTAGGAAAGGGTCCTGGGGAGAGACACCTGAATGAGAACTAAACCAGAATGATCAACAACTAAGAATGCCTAGGCTGGACAGCCTATTCtgccattcatttttaaaaatttgctttgaattctctttAAATTGTTGTGAATATTCTTATGGACCTGACCACTCTTCTCGGAGGGGAGGAGCCAGTCTGCAAGAGGCCTCGTCCCCAAGGGCATCCTCTTACTCCCCAGAACTTGAGGCCCGAGTGGCCCATGGGCTTGCTCCTCCCCAGGAGCATGTGTTGTCCCTGTATAGACATTTGCAGAGTGACATGAACACCCACACTGCACAGAGGTGAGGGGCTTCAGAGTTCCTCACCTCCCCCAACAACAGTCTTCTAGGAACCTGCTCTCCCTGCACTTGGCAAGTGACTGTGGCCTAAAGGGATGCCGGCAGGAGTCCTTCCCCTGGCAGCCAGAGGGATGGTACCATGCAAATCCAGGGACTGCATCTACAGGCTGAAACCAGGGCTGCTGCCGAAGCCTCGGCTGGCAGAGATGCCCCAGGGCAGCAGACCTCCACCAAATGAGGGAGGTTGGGCAGAGCCCAACTCGTGTTTGGATGGAAATTCAAAGAGCTTAGAGAATATTAATGCCCATTACCTTAACCTTAATGGGAACAACTTCAAGGAAATGAAGTTTGATTTAAATTTATCTAGAAAAGATCCATCAAAGTATTCATaatttccactttattttctGTACAGGGTGATGTAAAACATACACACTCTTTCTGCTAAGGTGGAGTGATGGTCACACGGTTAGTTTTCATAATATAATCCTCCACCCGAGCGCTCAAGGGAGGAGACCCCGCGATGGCCGGCTCAGCACGTGGTGGCGGGAGCCTGCTCTGGTCCACAGCTCGCACTGTGGGCAGGCGGGTCGCGGGTGGCATGCCGTGCTGCCGGGTCCTCTGACGGAAGCCACAAAGGTTTGCATTTGGACATTTTAAATGCACAGTATCAGAGGATACAATAAATGCACACACTTTGGTTACAGGGATGTCATCACGCACGGTCACAACTGtgcaaaaatactgttttcaaatcattaaataaaaaaaggaggaacTCACATAAGCTATATAAAAATGTTGCCACAAAAAGCAAAGCTTTCCTGTGAGAAATTGTGACTGACTCGGACTATGAACTAACCCCTGATCTGCTAAAATACAAGAGCTGGAACATAAATACTCATTATATTTTGTTCATAAAGAATATTCTGTAACCCCTGAAAACTAACTCGGGCCTCAGTCATGGTACTACCCGACGTTGATGGGACATTTCAAAAGAAGGAAGTTTGGATAATGTTAACAGGactgttctcattttccttttattttctggcaGTTCTGTTCTAGCCATTACaattattttaactcttttcatgtaaatattaaacacagaaaattaacTCAGCCACTGATCCCcgtttacttcaataaaaataagcaaCTCTCCAACTGTTTTCACAAACCACACCACTTCCTCAGACAGGGCTTGTAGGGGGCATGAGCGCAGAGAAAGGAATTGCCTTAAGAGAAATCATCTTGTTCTTACTTCAAGTGGTCAGGCCAGAAGGTCCTTTCAACAAGTGAAACAAACCTTCACACTAGTGATTAAACAAGCACCTGGCAGGTAGGATTTAAATGCTCTCCAGGTGGGACAGACTCACAGCCTGAGGACACAGGCTAGGAAAGCACTCACCATGCCTCACTTTCACACAAGTGCATTCAGCTGGCTGTGGAACAGACTGAGCATAGGAAACCACTCTGTGCAAATCATTTCTTCATAAGAGATTCCAATAGGAAGTGAAGAAAGTAGCAAATGGGTCATGTTCTCAATTGTACCGTAAGTGATAGCCCTCTTTCTTCTAAGAATTCCAGACctttggaggaaggaaggaacactcATCAGATTTCAGGGCCAAAGGCAAGAGTGTACCATGGCTTCTGACCTTCCTCTCTAGCCATCACTGACCTTCCTCCCCACCAGGCTACCTTGCACAGGTGACCCCACAACTGCAGCCAGGAAATCCTCAGCCACCTGAAGGACAGCCTCCACCACCAGGACTCAGCTGGCCCTTTCCAACTTCCTTTCTTGCTATGTTCTCCTTCATCCCAGCCCAACCTGCTTACCACCCCCatgccttccttctctctcagcccctggaCTGGCCACACCCTCTACTTCTGCCCAGCCAAAACCTACCAATCCCAGCTGAGGGacatctaaaaatgaaaacaccctTCAAATTCCAGTTACTATCTGACCTAACATGGGGAATTTCATTATCTGTATTTAATGACAGCAGCATAATTTAGAAAGACCCCTAAACTAGTCTAGGAACAAATGCATATCAAACTTAAGTCATTTAAGCATAAGAATACGCACAGAGAAGATTCAGGAAATGAGAGCATGTCTAAAGCCACAGAATGTAAGCTTATAAGTCATTAGAGCACATATTATGTAAACCAAAATGATacaactaaattaaaatatacaagcTCAAACAACTCCATCAACCGAGAGGCAAATCGATCCTCCTCAGAAGCTGGTTGGCCTTCTTCCCTAACTGGACACACAGTAAACCCCTGTACCTGTACTTACCCCACCTAACCCAACACATTCAACAAATGGGTAAAACAATGACTGTTCTCTCAAGCTCTGACCTAGATAAACCCCAGCTCCGATGAGGAATCACATGGCGGGGGCACAACAGGCACCGTCTCAACGTGGGCAAGTATctgaacatgaaaataaaagggaCATGCCAATTGAATCACATTTATGTGAATATAAAGAAAGGATTCCACCCcaacaaaaagtggaaacaaattccaggaaaaggaaaaattgtttCTTATAGATCTTACATGTGTGAGTGAGTACAAATTGGTCAAACTCACCCTGACATCCACCCATACACGTAAGCAAGCCCTGCCAGGAAGCTCCCTTTTCTCACAACGTAAGTCAGCGCTGCTGACAGACCCTGGATGTTCTGAATTTCCGCATGCACATCAGCAAATACAAcaatataaaaagcaaacacaCTGGTCACTAGCACCATCATAAGAAtcacaacaacaaataaacaatttCTAATAAGTGAAGTCATAAAACTCATCCCTAACAGCCATCCTGAACTAAACATGTACATTTAGAGAATACATCCAGGTATGAATTTATAGAAAACAGGCAAAGCATCTATTACCATGATTAGGTTTGGTACTCCAGTCcaagaaaatgacataaaaatacgTGGCAAAGTTAAACATGGGCTCTGCAAATATCAAAATGATAGGAATAAGATTGTGAAGTGGTTCTCAAAAAACCGTGGGGGCTCCAGTGAGCATGGAATAGCCTATCACACCTACGAAATGCACAGGACCTTCCCAGCTGTCTGCTTCACAAAGACAAACACAGGGagcttacacatacacacacacatggttTGGCTCATATGCAAAGAATTAAGCCATTAAATGGGCATCCCATAAAGATCATGTGGCCCTAACATGAAACTAAAGAGGAGTCAGCTGCATGCCACAAAGACATAATGTTCACTTTAGGTCCCCGTCTCCTTCTCCATCCCCTTGGATGGACTTTTTGATACGAAGCAACATGGTCGTAAGCCACTGATCCAAGCGAGATATTGAGTCAAATTCCTTCACCTAGTTTAAAGAAAGAGGAACAGGAATTATTCCATGGAAATAcaaccaaacacacaaaaaaataatgccCCAGGTTGTTTAAATATTTCCAGTGATAATCCTccaactttttttcatttaaacctTTCATTCCAGTTTAtaactttcatctttaaaaatagtatGTTTTTTCATTATCCTGGGACTATTTTGGTGGAGCTAGCGACAAATTCCTGTGCTTTTTTATACTGCTCTGTATGCTAACATGCTAAACTCCTAACCACCTTTATAATTGGAAGAGCATACGTCAAGTCACAAAGGAAATGAGACTGTGtataagaagaaaatgtggaaaattacTGGTGTTGCATGCATGAATGTGCTTGCAGACACAGAACATGTGAAAGCAGAATCCCTTTAACTCATTTCAACGCATTACCAAAGAGTGATATCTCAACAGCATGTGATGGTTTGGTAGCAAAagttaaatgggaaaatattccttTCTACTATCACTTCAAAGCCatgatgaataaattaatggagGATACTGAGAAATCTGCTGGATTCTAAACACAAGATGGCAAAAGAtgggaaaatagaaaactaatgagcacaaaaaaaagtcttccatttttttattccaaGAATATAGCAAGCTCTcactgctttgtttttatattttaagctaTATTTAACTGATTTTACTTTAGTTATTTATGGATCAggtattttcaaaggaaaacataaaaatagcaaaGTGTAACAGTTTATGATACTCTCTCTTAAATTTGTCTCCCAGCTAAAGTCAGCATGGCTAAGGGAACTAATTGTAAAGGTTTGTGGGATATATAAAACATGACCTTTGGAAAATACAACTTGGGTATATTGGATAAATGTTCAAACAAATGTTCCCCAATCCCCGTTCCAAAGCATTtatacaagaaaaggaaaagaagtttcTGTAATTTAAACTTCAAAGAATGTACTGTATCCCAAACACATAACTTACTGCTTCAGTGTAAGCTTCACTGTTCTGTTCTTCATGAGCTTCTAGAAGTTTCTGGTAGTGTAAGTATGGAAAGGTTAGTTTGATAGGCTAAACAGTTCCACCCATGAATAGATACTTCAAATATAGAAATAGCCTTAGTATCACATTAACTGATGTTGCCAAACACCTTACAGAATTGAGGAAATACTCAAATGTAAGCCAAGAGCTACCCTAAGGCAGGGACCCAGTTTTTGGGCTAACATTTCCGAGCTGCCTGGGTTAGAACACAATGCTTCCGTCCTTGACTCTGGTGGCATTTGAGACCCACTCTGCAAAGGCAGGAGAATGCCAGCGCTCCTCACAGAATTAGAACTTCACTTCAGATCCAATCCCACCTGACAGCAAagactgtttttcttcttcaaattgtGATGTTACTTACTTTCAATAACTTACATTCTCTTGAATCAGTAAAGGCTGGAAACATTTCCTCATACTTCTCAAGAGCaagctaaaagagaaaaacacttgTTAATGTGTGACTTGCTGAATCAGGAAATAAAGCACTTTCTACCTGAACATCCTAGTCCTTCAGTAAGATCTACCTGAAGCCTACTTAGATGTATAACAAGTATGCTGTTACACTATCAGAACAGGAAACCTATTCAATCTGAATTACCAACTTCAATTATGAATACATTTCTAAACTAATTTTTCTGAATTAGGTTGCTGTAGAGATGACAATGTGGACCAaatcaaattctttttattagtttatttttgagaggcagagagagagagagacagagtgtgagtgggggaggaggtagatagagaggaagacacagaatccgaagcaggctccaggctctgagctgtcagcacagagcccgatgcggggcctaaactcacaaaccgtgagatcatgacctgagctgaagccgggcactcaactgactgagccacccaggcgccccaccaaatctaattcttaaaaacaaacagacaaggTGTCCATTTCCATCCACTACACTGTCCAGATTGCAAATAAATCCCAGTGAGACCTtggctggaggctggaaggaaggACGCCTCCCTTTCAGTGGCTTTACTtctgccctcccacctccagaAGGACACAGCAAGGATGCCCAAATCTCTGCCTCCTGTCTCCCCAATCCCCGTTCCAAATTGATTTTGGACTTTGAAAGTAAGGATGTTATTCTActtttactttttcccccttaaccccctaatttctttaaagtaaaaCCACTGAAGGGAATGTGACTACTAGTTTGGCAGCCGTAACAAGATTACAACTGGGATGCACAGCACAGTatcagcattattattattatattaatgagGGCAGCTTGGTCTTGTTACAACCACTATCACTCAGTGAAGCACACCACGAACGACAGGGGGCTGGAGGCTTGTTCTCATGGGTGAAGTGCAGCAGAAACTGGCACTGCAGGCCTCCTTACCTTGGCATTCAGCTCATCTACTATGAAGTGACAGAGGGCTGCTTTAAAGAAGTAGTCCTTTGCACTGTACTTCAACAAAGGATTATCCATAGTGTTTGCCCCAACCtaggaacagaaagcagaattAGATTTCAAAGGTTTGCCTTCCTATTAGGCAAACTGATCCTCATCTGCCCTTTAGAAGACACTTGTTTTATCTTACTTACATCAGTTTAGCCATAGATACATCCTTTTAACCCAGTATCACACACTAGGAAATTCTACTAGACAAGAAATGGAATTTAATACATAAAGTGCTAACCTGTTAAAAATGACCCAGAAGACTATTACTTTCAGGAAGATGGAATAGacattatttttctccatccctccTGCTAAGTGCAACTAAAAGCCCCATTTTATATAAAACCAACACAAGGAGACTGAAAGGAGGAGACACGCGGAAAACACAGCACgagttccctgggttttctttttctttcatagatcCTGGACTTGGAACAAAAAGTTAGCAACCCATAAATGCCACACTAgatgcagcagagagagagagagagagagagagagaatatacagAAGTTTGCTTTGTCTAGCTGAAAGACCAGGAAAGGGGGAGCCTAGCAAGACAGAAAAGTTTAGGAAGTTACTGCTCTACTCCAAATACCACAGAAAACTGTGGCTCCACCCCCATTCACTTCAGCAAAGACCCCAGACATAGCTAAGATGTCCATCCTTCTGAGACTGCAAGGGAGATCCCCaaagccctgccccctgcctaGGTGGCTTCACAAAGGCCCAGTAGGGAACCAAGCCTTCATCCCCACCAGCTAGTAGTGGCCCATCCTTCACCCCTGCTTCGAGGCAGTGGAGACCTGGAGAcctcctggggagcctgggcctCACTTCCACCCagtaggaaggagggaggggtcaTCCCCCATCTCCCAGCAGGTGAGATGTCAGAAGAGGCCTATGGAGGCTTAAAACTTCCACCACCACCTGGCAGAGCAACCCCAATATAGTATTGGTGGCCGCCTCCACCCAGCAACAGTAGTGAGGGCCCAGACATTAATGGAGGCCGAGTGGGGGCTGAGCTTCAAGCTCCAGCCAGCGGCAGTGAAGCGACAGGCCCCTACTGCAACCAGAGCAGGGTCACAGGACACTAGCTGAGAGGAAAGGTTTAAATAGGTTCCAGTCCAGTTGTCAACAGTAACTCACTCACAACACCAAAAAAGGAGATCTTAACCTGAATggaaaacaacaaccaaaagatGACAGCTTTGAGGGGATAGAATTGTTAGAATTACACAACAAAGATTTAAAAGGAGCCCTAATAAAAATGCTTCAAGCAGCAATTACAAAATAATGCttaaaactaaagataaaacagaaagcatcaacaaagaaaaagaaatttctagcagaaaaaaaaaatccataagatattaaaaaaaaaaaaaagtagaaatttcaGAACTGAAAAACACAATAACCAGTATAAAAAGTGGATAGGCTCAACAGCAGAATACATGGAAAAGAAGAACCAGTGAACTAATGACAGAAATTAGTAATCAGAAA
Encoded proteins:
- the NAPB gene encoding beta-soluble NSF attachment protein isoform X7, translating into MHFVRQPSSTCSFRASMILPPALWMLGMLTKRQTLKGRFTIAAKHHITIAEIYETELVDIEKAIAHYEQSADYYKGEESNSSANKCLLKVAAYAAQLEQYQKAIEIYEQVGANTMDNPLLKYSAKDYFFKAALCHFIVDELNAKLALEKYEEMFPAFTDSRECKLLKKLLEAHEEQNSEAYTEAVKEFDSISRLDQWLTTMLLRIKKSIQGDGEGDGDLK